TTTGTTCCTGGATGTTGCAGCAAAAGTCATCAGGAATGAACACAGCGCGTCTCTTCTGTTGTCTTTGTCCCCATCACTGCCTTCATGCTCTGTTTCCTCTCATCTACCTGCAGACTCTCTTATCTCCTGATACACCTGTCCCATCTTCACTCCCATTTCTTCGCACAGATGTTTTCATTTCTTATCACCACGGAAGAGCTTGGTCCTGCTTTTCTAGTGCATGTTCTGTGCAGCACACAGTCTCCCACACTCCACAGAGAGCAGGGCAAAGCCTGTTCCTTACTTTTAAGAGTGTCCTTGACTTCATCTTTGCCTGAAAATGAAAATTATGCAGTGACAGAAGTGGAGAGAGAGTCAATTCTTGATGTGTAACGGGTTGTTTTGTCATCCCACCAAGCTGAGGTGGTTGGGTGTTTTATCATCGGAGGAAAGGCTCCAGGGCTTCCTGTCGGCTGCAGCTCTTCGTCAGGGTTTATCTAATCTCAGAAAGAGAAATAGCATCTAGTGAACTTGTAGATCCGTGTTTGACTCCCACTCAAATGAAAACATCTCATCCGAGCTTTTCAGCGCTCCACTGGTGTTGTCCATTTTAGACAGCAGACACAAATAATTACTGCTGCTGCGTCTCTGAGAATTAGCTTTTGTCTGACGGGAGGAGGTTGTGACACACGTCCGTCTCGTGGTGCTGGATAAGCATCGGGGAAAGTCAGGCTTGATCTCTATATTATTGATGACCAGCGGGCTTTCAGACGAGAGCTGGTGGACCACACCCGCTGGTCTGTGCACTCACAGATGTAACGTCGTGCACAATGCTGTTTGCTACATCCACGCTGACCTTGGAAAGTGTGTGTGGTCTTTATAAAATGATGATTCTGTGATTTGTAGTCAACAAAAACTGCTGAGGTTCTGATGTGCTATTTGTACTTCAATTTCGCATTTAGCTCCAAACAATCACAAAACAATCTAATACACAAAAATTGTGATTATGACAATGATTCTGTCACATTCTGCTCTTATTTTGTTACGCCTCCCTAATCAGGTGCACTTCCATCCCCTCTGAAGTCTAAACTCACACCTTTCAtcttgtgttttaaaaataagACCAAGGACAGATGGCAGAATGAGGGTCAAACATACAGGCAGCATACGATGCTtcgtagggctggacgataattcaatagatCAATATTTCtatcgatagacatgtggtgcgatagaAAAAAATGGGTAGATAAAactttgatttaaaaaatattccttttttcattataaaCTTTTTTCCtgtcaggtagcagcatactagactcactacttacacctaaccaatcaaaaccacagacttgGGCACGCTGCGTCACCAGGCCCTCTCCTCTcaaaacagagcatgaggcagcaAGATGTTGCAGCAAGAAGAGGCGGAGAAAAAGTAAAATGGCCATGACTGcacgtaaaatatattttaaacagtattttttttatttttaaataattatcgGTCAATATAAAACATTTCTTTATCAATTTactatttatctattttgttcAGCCCTAATGCATAGCATAAAGTACTCCAAATATTTTGTTATATTTAAGTATAAACAGtccaagttgatgccaaagccatcttTTTTTGCTCAGTTACAGTAACATCCTGTCCatgaaaccgatagagcgctgtgattggcccaccaaaccgatagagcgctgtgattggcccaccaaaccgatagagcgctgtgattggcccaccaaaccgatagagcgctgtgattggcccaccaatccgatggagcgttgtgattggcccaccaaaccgatggagcgctgtgattggcccaccaaaccgatggagcgttgtgattggcccactaaaccgatggagcgctgtgattggcccaccaaaccgatggagcgctgtgattggcccaccaaaccgatggagcgctgtgattggcccaccaaaccgatggagcgctgtgattggcccaccaaaccgatggagcgctgtgattggcccaccaaaccgatggagcgctgtgattggccagccaccagactggccagggctgtggaggttccaatgtagcgtggctagactgacttgcagagcaaaatcatttttgcTTTGCCCACACTTTAAATTGTTTGTATCTACACTAGTGTTGAAATGTTACATTAATATGAATTTTCTATATTTTATTTCGTAAATGGGCTCGGACATTTTCCAGGAAATCCATCTTTAGCTAGTATTATAAAAGTTATCATGTTATCTTCATTTTGTTTTCagagattttaatagaagttttacTTCCTGCTAAATTAAATGTGTGCCTTTATGATTCATTCCCCTTGTTTGCGTCTTCTGACTGATCCGAAACTAACTTTAGTTGTGTCTTTAGCAGCAGCGTTGTCTGAGTGTTAATAATGTGGGACCTCCATGACAGAGACCGCTGCTATGAACCCTTTTTGAATTTGAATGAGACTCATTCAGCTCTAAAACAAATGATGCTGGCGTTTTTGCAGAGTCATCCTGAGTCATACCCCGTAGTTTAAAATCCCTCCAAGTAAGAAAAGTTCTGCAGAAAACTATCTGCCCTGTTTTCTCTGCTGGGCCTTTGGATCCATAGCATCAGATGTAGGGTTATTTAGGAACTTCCTGTCCAGGGTAAAGGTGTTCTGCTCCGAACTGGATGGAGAGCTTTAATGTGCTTGCTTCCTTGGTTAACAGGTTCATTTTAgaattcacacagtaaacataccaattcaggtcagttcattaagccaatcagtcaaaagtttcctatataaggaacccagcaggttacatcgagtcactgactagtgtcagagtctttacatcaatcctcatactgagcaagcatgcagcgacagtggagaggaaaactcccttttaacaggaagaaacctccagaggatcctggctcagtataaacagccatcctccacgactcactggggatggagaagacagagcagacacacacacacctcccaggAAAAaactttaaagcaacactaaatatgTTTCTCACTTCTCCCACCTGtttgttgaaagtggaattacaactgttgtaaacaacactGCCATAGCCTAATGTAGGTACCGCTAACAGGGAGCTAAGGCTATCATGACCCAgctgatactaaaataaaccacaaagtaaaaagattcacACTGTTGGACACAAAAATATTcttacttaagcttggtttatgcttgatgcattcactttccgcgcggtgatgaggctcgcggatggaacgcgcttcacaactcgcagcgtttatggttcgtgcggcttgtctctgcggtgagccaatattctcccaaactgaacggggcagcatggagctctacggcatgcatccaacactacaccatagtagaagtagaaatcactgtttacaacatggtatttcagcatttttaacagcgtccttgtcttttccgacagtgcgagctatttctctccaagaatcattaacaacatgttgatcacggtgatctctgagagctgaatcatacaaatgtctgtgtttacgaacctctgccgtgccggtctgccatgtttttccgcgtccgaccgtccgcgtggttagaaattttcagaggtgcgcgttgcggaaatcttgggccgtgcggagacgcggtggaggggcgtggttgttaaaatgacgcaaaatgacgtaacttttctgcgcggagccgtgcggacctcgcggacgcgtcaagcataaaccaacctttacaagtccagtagcaacaaagccaggtcatcatcagtctgtgatttttagcctccttcagctccctcaacCTGGTGGAGGCCGCACCGATGTTCACCCTGGTTTAGtgatttgcttcacctccaaagactttcacttccaggctctgccatgatgccaacaataaaagctttattgatGGTTGGAGAACTGTAAAAGCAAACTGCTAACCTGGATATTGGCTACTGGCACAGCACCAGAATACTGACATGATAGGGCGCATGCCTACTGTAGGAGAGTGGGACACACTAGAGTGTGGTTTTCTAatgtacatgtaaactaggataaaggctcccagttcATTGCCGTAGATTGATCTAGGTGTTTGTGTAAACACGCTGTTCAAAACTATTCAGTGTTGCTTTAAATAGTCATGAGTGAAAGATGAGTATTTCTGTCTCGCTGCTCCTAAAGCCTCCTGTCTCCCTCTTGTGCCTCCGGTTGCTCCTAAACGATTTTTCCCTCTCCTTGGCTGCAGGAGCACGACATTGAGACTCCGCATGGCGTTCTCCATGTGACGATGAGAGGCATTCCCAAGGGCAACAGACCTATTATCCTCACCTATCACGACATCGGCCTGAACCGTGAGTGAGCCTAAACCCGGGATcaccccacacacacattcaccatACTGAAGCTGAAGCCCATGTGTCTGCTTGTACTTCAGATAAGTCCTGCTTCAACACCCTGTTCAACTATGAGGACATGCAGGAGATCACCCAGCACTTTGCTGTGGTCCACGTGGACGCGCCTGGCCAGCAGGAGGCTGCTCCTCCTTTCCCCAGCGGGTGGGAGTCACTGAGAAATGAAAATGTCTCCATGCAGCTGGAGGAGCAGTGACTGCATTTGCTGATGGAGACATTTTTATTCATTATTGAACTTCTCAGTCAGGTTTAATTTATGCTGAACTTAATTTCTGCAGCTACATCTGTCTCCAGGTACCGGTACCCGACCATGGACGAGCTGGCTGAAATGCTGCCCTCTGTGATGACTCAGCTGAAGTGAGTCCCCACCCCTCTGCACAGTGATGTGCTGAAAGCGTTTTCATTATTTATCTTCGGTGTCGCGGTAACGACTGGTCTGCTTCTGTAGGGTGAACAGCGTGATCGGTATCGGCGTGGGAGCAGGAGCGTACATCCTCACCCGCTTTGCAGTGAGTCCTTTATTTGTCCACCCACTCCCCCTCTGACCAGCAGTAATTAGAGGTTTTACACCACAGCTtgttagctccaaacattaaagcCTCGCAGGGTGCCTGCCACAGCATTGCCATCCATCAGGTGATGAATCACCTTGGAGATTCCCTCCTCTTTTCATTGCGACCTCCTTGTTTCCAAGCAAAGCTAAAATAGACACAAGCTTGCAGAAAGCTCTGAATGTGACAGAGAGGAGCCAGGAGGCTCCCACAGATTCATAATGAAAGGGGAAGATGGTAGCGTGGAGGTGTGGAAATGTGAAATGGCAGCGGTGGTCTCTCCGAGGAGAGTCTGCTCTTGTTCATAATTAATGTGGAAGAGTTGATTGTGAGTGCATTTGCCAGAGCTGAGTTTTCCCTCCGTGATGGACTGAAGAGCAGCTCTTGCTGCACTGCGTTTGTGTGGAGCTGAAATCTGCAGCGTTCCTTCAACAGCGACTGAGATGGATGTGATATTTCCTCAGACGTCCGCTCTCTGCCTGCAGGAGCCTTCAGAGCCACACCCTTTCATTTAAAAGCTCAGCAGTCCATCTTCAGACCTCATCTAGCAGATACCCTTCACTGTTTAACATCTGAGACTGGCCCAGAGGTTCTGGTGCTGGTTCAGGATCAACCAGACTTTTGACTCATGCACTGGCGTGGTGGTTCTGGTCCGTAGTTGATGACTGTGTTCAGTTCCAAATCCTAATAATGAGTCATTAGACTAGCAGggtgtccaaagtgtggcccgcGGGCCTCCGAGTGGTGTCCTCAGCCTATGAAGTCATGGGTGGATGGTTCAGTCAGTTACTTTATTACCCATTTACTTTAAGGTCACATTTATTGATGTGAGCCCTGGTGAAATAAAAAGAACGATCACATTTCATGTTTAAAATGACGATCACATTTCATGTTTAAAATGACCACGGTAGACCATAATATAATCAGCCATTTTTAACTAAATGTGGTGGTAAATAAATCTGAATTTCCTGCCAGAGCTACGGTAGGCAGCATATCCCAAAAAGGACTCAGGGCTACAGAACAGAACAAGGCAAACAACcgaataaacacaaataaagacCAACATGCTGTTTCAGACGTAAAAATATTAGTAAGCCTGTTTACTTTGTTGTTTTCATTTGAATACCATCCAGTTACTTTGAGGTTGAGAGTGAAAAGAAAACTGAATGATTCTTTTATCGTCTTTGATCATCAAAGGTTTTACTGCATCATCCTAACAAATCTGCCccagatcaaccagtttctgtttCTAAATGAAGTTTGACCAGATTATTGATGCTAGTCATTTACCGTTTCCACCTGAGTAACAGCTCCGCCCACAAGAGGCTAACAAACACGACACAAACCAAGTCTGAGAAACTCTTTCTGAAtttattaaagggatactttgcaacatttttcatatgtttaaatcattttcttgagccagtgtgtgctaaaatgactctttacggggttaatgaaatgccTCCCAGCCCCTATCGACCCCTGTGGCCTGGAtaatccacttgcaacttcagactggcgggatgGTCTGTTGGGActtacctggagctgcagtctgcctcCTGCCCTtctgcatgttttggatcatgaacacagatgatttgtttggtttagtggtgaatcactcctgtagacaccaaggaAGACTGGGAGACGTTTTAGCTGTCAGATTATGGTGTTAAAAGGACGAATGCACattgaggagataagttttggttttggttctacaaacggacactagggggtgctacaagcaaactaaaactgcctagttcccctttataaTGAACTTTAGATCATTATATTTTCTAAATCTTCAGCCTTGTAATCCTTCTCCCATTCATTTCTTGTTTTTCCTGTCAGTTATTTTAGGTTCTTCTCCTTTCTTTACCACTTGgcttcaaacaaaaattaaaactattacttttgtttaataaatatttaaaaaggaATCATGTCAATGCATGCAggtccattaataataataattcaggcATCTGAATTTGTAATATTTCAATAATATCACCTAAAATACAGTCAGACTACTGCATGTAGCTGTTGCAGGCAAAGCTGTCCTGCACTTTAGTCTCTTGTTGTGATCAGACCAGAACCACAGGTCCTGCACAGAGAACACAATATAACCATTAACAAGCTGTAAACCATGAGAGATGCATGTTTGCATGAACAACATCTCACATTCAGGTGGTCAAATTAACACGTTTTTAACATAAGTGAAAACCATTAAGCCTCTTTATGCTGTAAAAACATCAAATGTCTTCCCAGTTGAACAACCCCAGCCTGGTGGAAGGACTGGTTCTGATCGACATCGACCCGTGTGCTGAAGGCTGGATCGACTGGGCTGCTTCTAAGGTTGGTGTTAAACCGCAGACCTGGGTGTTAGACAACGGCATCGTTACGAGAACATTTGGGCTCATGGGACTCAACTGGAAAACCTCAAATCAATAAACATGAGATTTATTTGTAAAAATGAAAAGAGAAGGCCTGCATCACTTACCATGGTACACCTGTTTGGTCAGGTGACCAGAGTCGGCTGATTCTTCCCACCAGGTGAATACGTCATTCAGGCATTCACACAGATCTGGTAAAAGGCCACTTAAACGTTGTTTTATGCTTCCTGGATACAAATTTCTcaataaaaacaagtaaactGACCTGAGAAAAAAGTTCAGGACTTACAGTATATCTTGGTCAAACTGAGGGTGATGATTTCATTTGTATTTGTATACAGCAGTGCGGTAAGATGGAGCCTTTTACTTTTAGGTTTAAAATCTAAATTACGGCTCATCCATGACTATCAGAGTTTTTATAAGATTTAAACGCTGTTGCTCACAGTCTCCTCCTGCCTGCAGCTCTCTGGATGGACCAGTAACCTGGTGGACATCATCATGGCCCACCACTTTAGCACTGTGAGTACTCACTCTGAGCTGTACTTGGTGCTGCCGACCCATTTATTTCCTCTGTGATACTAATAAGAACATATCTGATTTCCCTTGATATCATTCAACCTCTGTTTGCTAATTAGTCTCTCATTTAGCCTGACCTGTAAAGGTGCAGTCTGACATGTAGTCTGGACGTGTAGAAGTGTAGTCTGACATGTAAAGGGCAGTCTGACGTTTAGTCTGACGTGTTGACGTGTAGAAGTGCAGTCTGACATGTTGTTGTGTAGGCTGACATGTAGATGTGTAGTTGTGTAGTCTGGCATGTAGTCTGCCGTGTAGAAGTGTAGTCTGACATGTAGTCTGACATGTAGAAGTGTAGTCTGACATGTAGTCTGACATGTAGTCTGCCGTGTAGAAGTGTAGTCTGACATGTAGTCTGACATGTAGTCTGACATGTAGAAGTGTAGTCTGACATGTTGTTGTGTAGGCTGACATGTAGATGTGTAGTTGTGTAGTCTGGCATGTAGTCTGCCGTGTAGAAGTGTAGTCTGACATGTAGTCTGACATGTAGAAGTGTAGTCTGACATGTAGTCTGACATGTAGTCTGACGTGTAGAAATGTAGTCTGACATGTAGTCTGACATGTAGAAGTGTAGTCTGACATGTAGTCTGACATGTAGAAGTGTAGTCTGACATGTAGTCTGACATGTAGAAGTGTAGTCTGACATGTAGAAGTGTAGTCTGACGTGTAGAAGTGTAGTCTGACATGTAGTCTGACATGTAGTCTGACATGTAGAAGTGTAGTCTGACATGTAGAAGTGTAGTCTGACATGTAGTCTGACATGTAGAAGTGTAGTCTGACATGTAGTCTGACGTGTAGAAGTGTAGTCTGACATGTAGAAGTGTAGTCTGACATGTAGTCTGACGTGTAGAAGTGTAGTCTGACGTGTCGTCTGATGTGTAAAGGTGTAGTCTGACTTGTAGTCTGCCATGTAGAAATGTAGTCTGACATGTAGAAGTGTAGTCTTACATGTACTCTGCCGTGTAGAAGTGTAGTCTGCCGTGTAGAAGTGTTGTCTGACGTGTAGAAGTGTAGTCTGACATGTAGAAGTGTAGTCTGACATGTAGTCTGACATGTAGAAGTGTAGTCTGCCGTGTAGAAGTATAGTCTGACATGTAGAAGTGTAGTCTGACGTGTAGAAGTGTAGTCTGACTTGTATTCTGCCGTGTAGAAGTGTAGTCTGACGTGTAGTCTGACATGTCGAAGTGTAGTCTGGCATGTAGTCTGACATGTCGAAGTGTAGTCTGACATGTAGTCTGACATGTAGAAGTGTAGTCTGACTTGTATTCTGCCGTGTAGAAGTGTAGTCTGGCATGTAGTCTGACATGTCGAAGTGTAGTCTGGCATGTAGTCTGACATGTCGAAGTGTAGTCTGACATGTAGTCTGACATGTAGAAGTGTAGTCTGACATGTAGTCTGACGTGTAGAAGTGTAGTCTGACATGTAGTCTGACATGTAGAAGTGTAGTCTGACATGTAGTCTGACGTGTAGAAGTGTAGTCTGACTTGTAGTCTGACATGTAGTCTGACATGTAGAAGTGTAGTCTGACGTGTAGTCTGACGTGTAGTCTGACATGTAGTCTGACATGTAGTCTGACGTGTAGAAGTGTAGTCTGACATGTAGTTTGACGTGTAGAAGTGTAGTCTGACGTGTAGAAGTGTAGTCTGACGTGTAGAAGTGTAGTCTGACGTGTAGTCTGACATGTAGTCTGACGTGTAGAAGTGTAGTCTGACGTGTCGTCTGACATGTAAAGGTGTAGTCTGACGTGTAGAAGTGTAGTCTGACGTGTCGTCTGACATGTAAAGGTGTAGTCTGACGTGTAGTCTGCCATGTAGAAGTGTAGTCTGACATGTAGAAGTGTAGTCTTACATGTACTCTGCCGTGTAGAAGTGTAGTCTGACATGTAGAAGTGTAGTCTTACATGTACTCTGCCGTGTAGAAGTGTAGTCTGACATGTAGAAGTGTAGTCTGACGTGTAGCACTACGTGTAGAAGTGTAGTCTGACGTGTAGAAGTGTAGTCTGACATGTAGTCTGACATGTAGAAGTGTAGTCTTACATGTACTCTGCCGTGTAGAAGTGTAGTCTGACGTGTAGAAGTGTAGTCTGACGTGTAGAAGTGTAGTCTGACATGTAGTCTTACATGTACTCTGCCGTGTAGAAGTGTACTCTGCCGTGTAGAAGTGTAGTCTGACGTGTAGAAGTGTAGTCTGACATGTAGTCTGACATGTAGTCTGACATGTAGAAGTGTAGTCTGCCGTGTAGAAGTGTAGTCTGACGTGTAGTCTGACGTGTAAAGGTGTAGTCTGACGTGTAGTCTGACGTGTAGAAGTGTAGTCTGACGTGTAGAAGTGTAGTCTGACGTGTTATTTGTAATTTGGACCAGTTTAAGTTCTCTCTGATTCCCAGGATGAGCTGACTGAGAACCAGGAGCTGATCCAGACCTACCGCCTCCACATCGCCCAAGACATCAACCAAGACAACTTGGCCCTGTTTTGTGGCTCCTATCAATAGTAAGATCCAGCATGTAATTATCCAGAGTATATGGCAGTACCTGGTAAAATTTCTTCCCTCTTAATAAAGTTTTAGTATTTTTTTGTGCCATCCAGGCATTGAAAAGGGAATTTCTACCATTTCTATTAGTGTTCGTGTTAAGGTTAACTAAACTCACGtggtttgatctgctcagaaacaACAGCATCATGTCTCTAATAGAGTAATGAAATAACAAAGCCTACTCCTCAGCCCAGGCCTTCATACCCAGACAGCAAAGCTGAACGAAACCGTTCCATTTCTGAGGCTGTGAGGTtcgtgacctctgacccctgaGCTCTTCTCTGTGGTTTTAGATGTTTATTAAAGactttccttaaggctctggatggtgtggagctgtgttggttgacgcggctctgcaatatcgtgtggtCATTGGggtcagttccactggactggcagaccggggtgctggtccccttatttaaaaaaaaaacaggtggactgatgtgttccaactacagagggatcacactcctgagcctccctgataaagggttctggagaggagggtccgtcagatagTGGGctgagattcaggaggagcaatgtggttttcgtcctggccgtggaacactggaccagctctataccctcagGGGTCCtgcagggtgcgtgggagtttgcccaaccagtctatgttgttttgtggatctggagaaggcattcaacaGCGTCCTCTCTGGGGAGGGTACtcacgggagtatggggtaccaggccctctgacacggtctgttaggtccctgtatgaccggtgtcagagcttggtctgcattgccggcagtaagtcgggctcgttcccagtgagagttggactccgccaaggctgtcctttgtcaccgattctgttcataacctttatggacaggatttctaggcacagc
This sequence is a window from Nothobranchius furzeri strain GRZ-AD chromosome 3, NfurGRZ-RIMD1, whole genome shotgun sequence. Protein-coding genes within it:
- the ndrg3a gene encoding protein NDRG3a isoform X1, with product MDELQDVQLTEIKPLLTSKNARNFQDFDCQEHDIETPHGVLHVTMRGIPKGNRPIILTYHDIGLNHKSCFNTLFNYEDMQEITQHFAVVHVDAPGQQEAAPPFPSGYRYPTMDELAEMLPSVMTQLKVNSVIGIGVGAGAYILTRFALNNPSLVEGLVLIDIDPCAEGWIDWAASKLSGWTSNLVDIIMAHHFSTDELTENQELIQTYRLHIAQDINQDNLALFCGSYQYRRDLDIERPIVGLNEDTVNTLTCPALLVVGDTSPAVDAVVECNSRLNPTKTTLLKMADCGGLPQVVQPGKLAEAFKYFVQGMGYIPYVLLSHLSSESVPSAGMTRLARSRTTSSSSITSMESSRSRNNISGLLEGGGGGQAGPQTMEVSC
- the ndrg3a gene encoding protein NDRG3a isoform X2, with amino-acid sequence MSTVLDLEQISCTGNEVEHDIETPHGVLHVTMRGIPKGNRPIILTYHDIGLNHKSCFNTLFNYEDMQEITQHFAVVHVDAPGQQEAAPPFPSGYRYPTMDELAEMLPSVMTQLKVNSVIGIGVGAGAYILTRFALNNPSLVEGLVLIDIDPCAEGWIDWAASKLSGWTSNLVDIIMAHHFSTDELTENQELIQTYRLHIAQDINQDNLALFCGSYQYRRDLDIERPIVGLNEDTVNTLTCPALLVVGDTSPAVDAVVECNSRLNPTKTTLLKMADCGGLPQVVQPGKLAEAFKYFVQGMGYIPYVLLSHLSSESVPSAGMTRLARSRTTSSSSITSMESSRSRNNISGLLEGGGGGQAGPQTMEVSC
- the ndrg3a gene encoding protein NDRG3a isoform X3, which codes for MDELQDVQLTEIKPLLTSKNARNFQDFDCQEHDIETPHGVLHVTMRGIPKGNRPIILTYHDIGLNHKSCFNTLFNYEDMQEITQHFAVVHVDAPGQQEAAPPFPSGYRYPTMDELAEMLPSVMTQLKVNSVIGIGVGAGAYILTRFALNNPSLVEGLVLIDIDPCAEGWIDWAASKLSGWTSNLVDIIMAHHFSTDELTENQELIQTYRLHIAQDINQDNLALFCGSYQYRRDLDIERPIVGLNEDTVNTLTCPALLVVGDTSPAVDAVVECNSRLNPTKTTLLKMADCGGLPQVVQPGKLAEAFKYFVQGMGYIPSAGMTRLARSRTTSSSSITSMESSRSRNNISGLLEGGGGGQAGPQTMEVSC